TCTCTCGCGTGTTCGACCGCCCGGCGTCGGCGGGCCGGGCTCAGAAGTTTCCCGAGGCGGCTTCTTTCAAGATCGCCTAGTCGAGCTCGGCGTCCGCATGCAGACGTTTCAACCGGGCGCTCTCCTTCTCGGGCTCCTTCAGCCGCTTCGCCTGGTCGAGCTTCAACTCGCCGTACCCCTTACGCCAGCGGCAGTAGGTCGGGTAGGTCACGCCGATCTGCTTGGCCGCCTGCTGCTCTTGGGTCTAGCTTTGCGGCAACAGCACCTCCGCCTCTCGCAGCTACCCAACAATCTCCTACGCCGAATGCTTCTTCCCTCGTGGCGTCCTGAACCTCCGTCAGGTGGCGCCCACGCCGAGCGATTATCGCGCCGGCTGTGGACTCGTTTGAAGGGGGCTGGTCACTTCTTGGCGGTCTTCCTCGGCTTATCCTTATTGCTCCTGGGCTTCGTCGATTGCTCCTCTGGCTTTGTAGAAAGATCTTGCGCAGGCGGCATGTTGAGCGTTTCCTCGGGAGTCGGATCGCGGTTGGAGGTCGTCTCTGCGAAGCCATACCAATAGGTTCCAACCTGGTACCCCATGTCGCAATCCGATCCCGACCAAACCTCCATGTCAAGCCGCAATGAACTCCCAAACGGCATCGTGTCGAGCGCTCGGCTGCGTGTCTCGACACTGTACCCTAGTGTGTTCTTGGATTTGTCACTCTTGGGCTTGCGATTGAGCTTGTTGTACTTATTGCTCATCGGCTGAGCGTGGAAGGGGTGCTCATAGAAGTCGGTGCTGCGGCCGCCCCAGGAATAGCCGTAGTAGTCCTCCGTGCCGGTCCCAAAGATCGAGGGAAAATTTTCACCATCGACCCAAATCCGTTCATCTCCTTCGCCCCACCAGCTGGTGACGGGGTTCATGACCGTCAGGGTGTCACCCACGTACACTCCCCGGCCCATAAGCGTAACGTAGTTCCAGTCGGAACGCGGTCGCGTTGGTACGGGATACTGACCTCGCCAGGCGGCGTGGAAGTACATCGAACTTTCATCCCAGGTCCAATCACCTGTCTTCACCCTAAGATCTGCATCGACTGCCTCGGGGCTCAGGTTCAGCAGCGTTACCTTGCCGCCTGTTTGGTAGGGCATCACCCAGCGGCACGTCATCGCGCCATCTTGGCCAACTGTGCGGTACCAGCCCTGCATTGGATTGAGCCCAATGCCCGAACCAAAGAAATCACCAATCGGACACCAGACGGTTTGCATGCCGTCGAATTCCACTTTGAGGACAACCTGTCGCGTGACATTCGGGTTCTTATAGCTGTCGAGTTTGACGGATAGCTCCCGGACGGCGGCGACACCGGCGGGCAAGTCGAGGCTCATCTCCTGCTGATTGGCGAGTGACGCCTTGATGCTCAACGGTGAATTGGCATCCTCGGCTGAGGGGTTGAGCAGCAACTTGCCTGTTTCTTCGGTCAAGGTTTTGGCGGCGTTGAAGTCTTCCATTGTAAAGGTCGTCACGTCGGTCCCTTCGCTGTAATCACGGAAGGTGAATTGGAAGAAGAACGGAGTCTTGTCCGTCGTCACCTTGCACCCATTGGCGTAAGGAATTGGGAAGAAACTCACCGCCGAACGCAGCGACTGGTGAGCCAGGGGGTAAGGGATTGCCCCCGTGCCATCAAACAAGGTCAGCATGTTGCCTTCGAGCACCGGTTCGTCCGAGCCGTCTAAATAGATCCGCATCGTGATATCGGAGCCGGGCTTCAACTGATTCAACCAAGGCATCCACGTCCGCACGATCGCACCGGGGCCGGTGTGATCCATAAGCACCCACTCTTTGCGGCCGTTGTTCTCTTCTACGCGGATAAAATTCTTGTCCTTCGGTCCGCGGTTGAAGTCTTTGTTGGTAAACCAGCCGACCGGCTCATCAGGCGTCTTGGAGGCCCGGTTGTAGCTGCTGTGCTGCTTCAACCGGAAGCTTCTTGCCGGGAACTTGGCGACCGAATCCCGGTCGGTCATCTCCTGCAGCAGCGATGAAATGGTTACCTGCCCGTAGGCATGGATGGGCAGGACAACCAGCAGGAAAAGAAACGTCAAGCGGTAAGTCATGTCCAACACCAGGTGGGTCTGTCTCGTAGCCGTATCTATCTCAGGAAGAGCTTGGCACGAGGCACGTCGTACGCGAGTTAAGTTATACCTAGCTACGCTAACATCAACTCTAGGGCTGGTCCAGCCGCAAGCTTTTGCCGGGCCTACAGCAGTTCAGGAACCGCTGCAAGGCTCAGAAGTTAGATCAACCGACCTGAGTTGTAGCCGCGCACAACTCGCTAAGGTGTGCCCAACCTCCGTCGCTTGAGCGAGCCGTCAATCGCAGTCGGTGTACACCACCTCTGCGAACTCGAGACAGCGGCTTCGGACCCTTGGCTTAGGTCCCTGATACTTATCGCAGGGGTCGCAGCGCCGTTCTGCGCAGCTCGTGCATCGGCTTTCGAGCGTGCAAACAGGCCCCCCCCAATCGCTAGCGTGAGTTAGGCTGCGGCGCGCGGTTGCAGCAACCGGAGGCAACCGATGGTCTGGCAGAAGAGCGGGCGCAGTCGTGCGCGCGGAAAGTTCTCGGAACAGAAAAACGCCACGCGTTCTCTACCGCCCGGCCCCCTGTCTATCTCCTGCTCTCCCAAGGGCTTCCGTGGAGGGCCTGGCCGCGGCCGACGCGATCCGTGTCGTCGGCGCGCGTTGACAACCGCCGGGCGGCGTTCACAATCGACGCTGCACCTTCAAATGGCGTCCGGCCCGCAGCGCCAACTGCGGATCGGGATTTCAGACATCTCCCTAAGTGCGAGGTCGGGAGACGCCATGGCGGTTACGCCAAGTCTAACTGTGCACCGCTGCGTACTTTATCTCGAACGGTCGGGGGCTGGGCGATCGAATCGCCCCGACACGAACAACGCATGCGGTTAGCCCGCGGCAGCCCCTAGCTGGCCCTTGTCGCTAAGCCTGTCGCCCGAATCGTCGCGCGGTCAGGGCTCCCTTCTAAGCACGACCTCAAGGAGACCGCCGTAGGCGAATTGCGTATTCGTCAGCGGCGGGAGTTGGACCAAGGACCATCGATATGACGAGCGCCTTCTGCTTGTTTGAGAACGGCAAATCTTACGACGCGCTGCAGATCGCCAAGCAACTCGGCCGCACTGGCAAGGCGGAGAATATGATCCGCTGGGTGCGTGAGCACGTCTTCTCGCAGGGCTGCTGGCACTACAAGCTCGGCAACGTCTACATCACTACCGGGGATCACCTGAACCTATGGATCAATCAACGCGCCGAGGGCTGGAACGACGATTCAAGATTATCAAGCGGTCCGGGCGGAAGCGACTGATCATCCGCTGGCACGGCGGAGAGCGGGCTCGCGAGACCTCTTTGGGCGTCTCCCGCCACCGCGACGCTGAGCGGTTGGCGAGAGACCTGATCGCGAGCATGGAGCGTCCTCGGGAGGACGACTGGCTCAGCTTCCAACAGGAGTTCGAAGACCACCATCTGAAGAGTCAGTCCAAGAACTACCGCGCGTCGTTCGTGCCTGCAGCTCGAAAGCTCGAAAACCTCTGCAACCCGAAGCGCGTGTCGGACGTCACGCCGCTGATGCTTGCCCGGTTTCATACGCGGATGCGAGAGGCGGGCCTGGCGAACACTACGGCCGCCAGCTACCTGAGGCAGCTACGCATAACGATCAACTGGGCCGCAGAGCACGGCTACCTCGAGCAGCGGGTCAAGGTTGTCGTCCCGAGGGTCGACGAGGACGAGGAGATGAAGGGCCGGCCGCTCTCTCTGGAAGAGTTAGAGCGTCTGCTGAAAGCGGCCGGCAAGTTGTTGGGCGTGCACGCGGCGCCGATGGAGAGCATGCTGCGGGGCTACTGGCTCTCCGGGCTGCGTAGGACTGAGGGGTACCTGCTGTCGTGGGACAACTCGGAAGAGCTGCTGGTGGTGAAAATCGACGGGCGTCGGCCGATGGTGGAAATCCCCACCAAACTCGACAAGGGCCGCAAGCGGCGGACACTGTCGCTGACGCCCGACTTCGTGGAGCACCTACGCTCTCTCCCGAACCGCGAGGGACGGGTCTACCGCCCGCTGACGAAACAGGGCAGGGTGGTGCGGTCGGTCGACACGCTCGGCGTTCTGATCTCCGACATCGGCGCCACGACCAACATTGTGACTAAGCCGGGACGGCACCCAACAGTGCACGACTTGCGGCGGTCGTTTGGCGAGCGGTGGGCGGCTCGGGTGACCCCACCGGTGCTGAAAGAACTGATGCGGCACCGGGATATCAAGACTACGCTGAAGTACTACGTGGGTCAGTCGGCGGAGCGGACAGCAAACCAGGTCTGGGACGTATTCGAGCGGAGCCAGGGTGGCGTTTTGGGTGGCGCCCGCGAACCGGCCGCAGAGGCGAACCGGTCGTAAACCGTGTTGCCAAAGAGCTTTACAAAGTCGGGCCGACAGGATTCGAACCTGCGACCTTTTGACCCCCAGTCAAACGCGCTACCAGACTGCGCCACGGCCCGAACTTAGGTAAGATGTCGCCGCGGAGAAGCCTTGAGAGCAAGGGTCGCGACTGCCACTAGATTACTACAGGCCGGCGGGGAGGGGAAGCCCAAGTCACCAAGCCGCTTTCCGCCGAGGGAGCCTCGCAGTGGGGTTGCCGCTCGGCCAACCGTCCCCGCGGCTAGCCCTCAAGCTCCGCCATCACGGACTCGTCGATGTTGAAATTCGAGCTGACTTTCTGGACGTCGTCGTGGTCGTCGAGTCGCTCCATCAGTTTCAGGACCTGCCGGGCGTCGTCTCCGGCGACGTCGACGTAGTCGTTCGGCAGGTAGGTGATTTCGCTAGTTTCCGTGGCCAGGCCCGCCGCCTCGACGGCGTTAGAAACCTCGTTGTAGGCGTCAACCGGGCAGGTAACCTCAAACTGGTCGCCGTCGTGCTTGACGTCGTCGGCGCCTGCTTCCAGAGCAAGCTCCATGAGCGACTCCTCGTCGGTTTCGCTTGCGGCGATCACCAACAAACCTTTGCGCTCAAACATCCAGGCCGCGCAGCCGGTGGCGCCGAGCTTGCCGCCAAACACGTCGAAGATCTTGCGGATCTCTGGGGCGGTGCGGTTGCGGTTGTCGGTGAGAATCTCGCACATGAAAGCCACGCCCGACGGGCCCATGCCCTCGTAGATGATTTCCTCGTAGTTGTCGCCGTCGCTGTCGCCGGCGCCTTTCTTGATCGCCCGCTCGATGTTGTCCTTGGGCATCGACACCGCTTTGGCGTCGTTGATCGCGTAGCGGAGCCGGAGGTTCGCATCGGGGTCAGGGCCGCCCATCTTGGCGGCGACGATGATCGCTTTGGAGAGCTTGCTCCAGACCTTCCCTCGCTTGGCGTCGATCGCCGCCTTCTTGTGCTTGATGCCCGCCCAGTGTGAGTGGCCTGCCATGTTGTGCTCGTGAGTGCGTAGGGGTGTGGTGGTTACTACTCGGCGTCGCTGGGCGCCGGCTGCTGCCTCTCGGGCTGGAGCGAGTCGATCCTGCCAAGAATGGCTTCGCGCAGCTCTTTGCGTTCGGGTTGCTCGGCCAGCGCTTGGATGGCTCGCCGCCACTCTCGACGTGCGGCGTCGGCCTCGCCCGAGGCGGCGAGCGTCTGGCCTAAGTGATCGAGTATCTCGGCGTCCGGGGTCGCGGTCAACGCGACCGCCCTGCGGAGGGTGGTGGTCGCTTCATCGTGGCGCCCCAGTCGAAACTGGGCCCAGCCGTAGCTGTCCAAGTAGGCCGGGTTTTCGGGCTCCGCATCGACCGCCGACTGCGCCATCCGCAGAGACCGTTCGGGGTGGAGCCCGCGGTCCGCCCATAGGTAGGCAAGGTCGTTGCTAGCGCCAGGGTCGCCGGGGAACTCATCGAGCACAAGTTGCAGCTGCTCAATAGCCGCGTCGGTCTTGCCGAGTTTCAGCAGCAAATAGGAGTAGCTCAAGCGTGCCTCGCGGAGGGGCTGCCGCGCAGAGTCGTCGACCTCGTCGTCGAATTTACCAAGGAGGTCCGCGTACTGCTCTACCGCCTGCTCCTCACGCCCGGCGGCCTGCAGCACGCGGGCGATCTGGGCCGCAAAGTCGGGAGAGTCTGGGGCCAGTTCCGCCGCCTTGCGTGCGGCATTCACCGCGTCATCCGGGTTTGATTGCCAGGGCAGGGCGGCACTCAGGTAGTACCATGCAGCAGGGTCATCCTGTTCGAGGCTTCCGTTATTGAGTCCGTCGCGGATGAGCCCCGCCGCCAGCGAACCCTCGTCCGCTAGAATCAGGCCGATGGCGAAGTCCAGCGTCAGCGGGCCGGCGTTCTGGTCAACCGCTCCGATTCCCTTTCGGAAGAGCTCAACCGCTAGCTCGTGCCGACCTGAAATCGCAGCAAGACGCGCCGCCGGAAGCAGCCGCTCGGCAGCGGCCGGTTCGGCGTTAAGCAGAACTTGCAGGCGGGTCGCGATCTGACTCGCGAACGCATCGCTGCGCATGGCGCTCTTGAGGGCGTCGGCGTGGTCCGCAAGCGATGGGTCAACCTGCCCGAGCTGCTCGATCAATGGCAGGATGCGGTTGGCGTCGTCAGCCTCTGTGTAGTATTTGATAAGCCAGTTGGCGGACTCGTTGAAGGTCTCCTCGTCGATGGGCGCCTCGGATCCGACCGCCGCGTCGACCAATCGGCGCAGCAGCGACGCGGCATCATCCGGGCACCCCGAATCAGATCGCTGCACCGCGTCGGCCCGTAGGGCGTATAGGCTGTCGGGACGCTCCTCCCTAATTCTTTGGAGCTCTACCGGCCACCGCCCGCGGTCATTCAACTGCGTAAGGGTGGCGCGTAGCAGGCTGTACGGATCGGCGCCGTACGGATCGCCCGGCTGCTGGAAGTACTCGCGTAGCTGTGAGTAGGCCTCAAGGGGCTGAGACTTCGCCAAAGCCAGTTTCGCGAGCCAGAACTGCACCCCCGGTTCGGCGTCAATTCCGTCGGCGATCTGCGCGAATGCCTGGCCGGCAAGTCCTAGCTTACCCGCCTCGAGGTGGCATTGGCCGAAGGTCTCGTAGACCTGCGCCAGCGAGCCTCCCAGCGCCGACGTGAGACGACGCGCCGCGTCCGACTCGGGTGAATCCAACAGCTCCTGCTGCACGATCGCCAGGCTCCGCGAAGCGTCTTCGTACTGCCCGAGCTGCTGGTATAGACGGCCCAGCTCAATCCTGATCATCGCCTTCTCGAACGAAGCGTCGCGTTCGGGCGCTCTGTCTAGCCAGCGTTCGTAGAGGATCGCCGCCTGCCGCCATTGCTGCGACTCAGCTGCAAACAGGGCGAGCCGGCGGAGCATCTCCGGAGCAACGCCGCCCGCTTGGGATTGGATCACCGCGTAGCGGATGGCCTCGTCGCCGTGGCCCAGGCTGACAGCCAGTGGGATGACCTCGTCCAACAGCTGGGTCTGCGTTGGGTCCCACCGCCAGGAGCGCTGATACGCCCGCAGGGCGCCGGCCAGGTCCGACTGGGCGTAGAGCGTCTTGCCAAGGGCGTAGCTGGCCGCTGCCTGTGCGCGGTCCTGCTCGCCCTCGGTCAGTGGCCGTTCATCGGCGGCTGACGCCAGCAGCGGGGCCACGGCGATCGCGCAGAGCAGCGTGTTGAAGGACGGTCTCGAAGCCACGGCGGGGACGCTACTTTGGTTTGCGCTTGGCGGCAGACTTCTTCTTGGTCTTGGCGGGGCTCGCCTTCTTTACAGGCGACTTCTTCGCGACCTTCTTCTTGGCGACTTTCTTGACGGCCTTCTTCGCGACCTTCTTCTTCACCGCCTTCTTGGGCGCGGGCGACTTGGCCGCGTCCGCCTTTGCTGGGGCAGACTTCTTGGGGGCGACCTTCTTCTTGGTCGCGGCGTCCGACGACGACGCCCTCTTCGCGACGGCCGACTTCTTGGCGGCGGCCCCCTGCTTTGGCTTGGCCTCGGGCTTCGGCGGACGTTTGGGCAGGCGATCCTTGCAACCTGGGTCGAGGGCCAGCAAGACCTTGCGGGCGTTTTGCCCGTACGGGTTCTTGCCGACCTCCACACCAAGCTGGTGCAACATTGAACCGACCTCGACGCCCTTCGCCTTGGGGATAGCGCGTTCGAGTCCGGGCGCCGAACCCGCCTTGGCCTCGGCGGGAGTGGTGATGTCGAGAGTCACGAAGGCCGTGAACAACCCCTCGTTGACCGGGATCGAGTGGCCGCCGAGCGACGCCTGCGTAACGTATGAGATTACGAACGGCGTGACGCCCTTGTAGGACTGAAACTGCTTGACCGTCTGACCCAGGTTCTGCTTCTTCAGCGGCTCCAGGTCGAACGTGTACAGTCCCTCGAAGACGCTCTGGAGCGTGCGTTTGAGCCGGTCGGCGGCCGCGTCGGGGTCGTTGAGCATCTTCAGCTCTTCGGCCAGCTCGCGGCGCGTGCTCACACGCACCTCGTTCCAATCAAAGTAGTTTGATTGGAGCCCCTCGAATGCGGCCTCGGCCTCGGCGTGCGGCGAGCCCTCGAGCAGGCAGGCGAACACCAGGTTCTCTAGCAGCGTCCGCTCGTTGGAGCAGGCGACGGGCTTGTAGTGCTTCTTGAGGCTCGAAACGAGCTTGGTGATGCGGTTAGCGCGGTTGGATGCGGCCATTTAAGCAAAAAGCGTGGGCTGTCAGTCGTCTGGTTGCGTGGTTGATTCGTCGCTGTCCGGATCGTTACCGGGCTGTTCTGGGCGGTCCTCGAGAACCTCGTTGAGCAGTTTCGTCATGGCGATGGAGTTCTTCACGCCCATGTCGAGCTCAAACTTCAGCTGTGGCGTGTAGCGGGTGTCGATCCGCTGCGAGATCTTGCTCTGCAAGAAGCCGGCTGAGCTTTGCAAACCGTGCAGGCAGAGCTTGCCCTTGGCGTCGTCGCCCATGACAGACACGTGCACCTTGGCCTGCCGCATGTCCGGCGAAACCTCAACGTAGGTCACGGTGACGTCCGACACCCGTGGGTCGCGGATCTCGGTGAGGATCGCCATGCTCACAACTTCGCGGATGGCTTCAGCGGCTTTGAGTACGCGTCTTGAGGTCATTGAGGCAGCCCAGAACTATCAGCGAGGAACTATCGGGCGCGGCGACGCGCACGCGTCCCGGCCGGTCGACTTGCGGCGGCGCCGCGTCAGTCGTCGAAGCTCCTGGCGATCTCCTCCACCTTGTAGAACTCAAGCAGGTCGGCCTCTTTGATGTCGTTGAAGCCGGCCAGTTTGATGCCGCACTCGTAGCCCTCCCGCACCTCCTTGGCGTCGTCCTTCTCCCGCTTGAGCGTGTCGATGGGGTAGTCGCCGATGATCGTGCTGTCGCGGATTACGCGGGCCCGGGCGTTGCGTTCGACAACGCCCTGGATCACGCGGCAGCCGGCGACCGCGCCGATACGGCTGATCTTGAACACCTGCTGGATGAGGGCCCGGCCAAGCGAGACTTCCATCTTCTCCGGACGGAGCATGCCCTCCATCGCGGCCCGCAGCTCGTCGGTGATCTTGTAGATGATGTCGTAACGGCGGACCTGGACGCCCGACTGTTCGGCGAGCGAGCGGGCGGACTCCTCTGGGACGACGTTGAACGCGATGATGATGGCGTCTGACGCGTCGGCCAGATGGATGTCCGCAGCGGTGACGCCGCCGACGCTGGCCTGCAAGATCCGCAGACGCACCTCTGGGTGCTCAAGCTTCGCCAGCTCTTTCTGGATCGCCTCGATCGAGCCGCGGACGTCGGCCCGCAGGATGAGGTTGAGCGT
This genomic interval from Posidoniimonas corsicana contains the following:
- the rbfA gene encoding 30S ribosome-binding factor RbfA yields the protein MAILTEIRDPRVSDVTVTYVEVSPDMRQAKVHVSVMGDDAKGKLCLHGLQSSAGFLQSKISQRIDTRYTPQLKFELDMGVKNSIAMTKLLNEVLEDRPEQPGNDPDSDESTTQPDD
- a CDS encoding tetratricopeptide repeat protein; protein product: MASRPSFNTLLCAIAVAPLLASAADERPLTEGEQDRAQAAASYALGKTLYAQSDLAGALRAYQRSWRWDPTQTQLLDEVIPLAVSLGHGDEAIRYAVIQSQAGGVAPEMLRRLALFAAESQQWRQAAILYERWLDRAPERDASFEKAMIRIELGRLYQQLGQYEDASRSLAIVQQELLDSPESDAARRLTSALGGSLAQVYETFGQCHLEAGKLGLAGQAFAQIADGIDAEPGVQFWLAKLALAKSQPLEAYSQLREYFQQPGDPYGADPYSLLRATLTQLNDRGRWPVELQRIREERPDSLYALRADAVQRSDSGCPDDAASLLRRLVDAAVGSEAPIDEETFNESANWLIKYYTEADDANRILPLIEQLGQVDPSLADHADALKSAMRSDAFASQIATRLQVLLNAEPAAAERLLPAARLAAISGRHELAVELFRKGIGAVDQNAGPLTLDFAIGLILADEGSLAAGLIRDGLNNGSLEQDDPAAWYYLSAALPWQSNPDDAVNAARKAAELAPDSPDFAAQIARVLQAAGREEQAVEQYADLLGKFDDEVDDSARQPLREARLSYSYLLLKLGKTDAAIEQLQLVLDEFPGDPGASNDLAYLWADRGLHPERSLRMAQSAVDAEPENPAYLDSYGWAQFRLGRHDEATTTLRRAVALTATPDAEILDHLGQTLAASGEADAARREWRRAIQALAEQPERKELREAILGRIDSLQPERQQPAPSDAE
- a CDS encoding YebC/PmpR family DNA-binding transcriptional regulator, producing the protein MAGHSHWAGIKHKKAAIDAKRGKVWSKLSKAIIVAAKMGGPDPDANLRLRYAINDAKAVSMPKDNIERAIKKGAGDSDGDNYEEIIYEGMGPSGVAFMCEILTDNRNRTAPEIRKIFDVFGGKLGATGCAAWMFERKGLLVIAASETDEESLMELALEAGADDVKHDGDQFEVTCPVDAYNEVSNAVEAAGLATETSEITYLPNDYVDVAGDDARQVLKLMERLDDHDDVQKVSSNFNIDESVMAELEG
- a CDS encoding tyrosine-type recombinase/integrase; the encoded protein is MGVSRHRDAERLARDLIASMERPREDDWLSFQQEFEDHHLKSQSKNYRASFVPAARKLENLCNPKRVSDVTPLMLARFHTRMREAGLANTTAASYLRQLRITINWAAEHGYLEQRVKVVVPRVDEDEEMKGRPLSLEELERLLKAAGKLLGVHAAPMESMLRGYWLSGLRRTEGYLLSWDNSEELLVVKIDGRRPMVEIPTKLDKGRKRRTLSLTPDFVEHLRSLPNREGRVYRPLTKQGRVVRSVDTLGVLISDIGATTNIVTKPGRHPTVHDLRRSFGERWAARVTPPVLKELMRHRDIKTTLKYYVGQSAERTANQVWDVFERSQGGVLGGAREPAAEANRS
- a CDS encoding glycoside hydrolase family 172 protein: MTYRLTFLFLLVVLPIHAYGQVTISSLLQEMTDRDSVAKFPARSFRLKQHSSYNRASKTPDEPVGWFTNKDFNRGPKDKNFIRVEENNGRKEWVLMDHTGPGAIVRTWMPWLNQLKPGSDITMRIYLDGSDEPVLEGNMLTLFDGTGAIPYPLAHQSLRSAVSFFPIPYANGCKVTTDKTPFFFQFTFRDYSEGTDVTTFTMEDFNAAKTLTEETGKLLLNPSAEDANSPLSIKASLANQQEMSLDLPAGVAAVRELSVKLDSYKNPNVTRQVVLKVEFDGMQTVWCPIGDFFGSGIGLNPMQGWYRTVGQDGAMTCRWVMPYQTGGKVTLLNLSPEAVDADLRVKTGDWTWDESSMYFHAAWRGQYPVPTRPRSDWNYVTLMGRGVYVGDTLTVMNPVTSWWGEGDERIWVDGENFPSIFGTGTEDYYGYSWGGRSTDFYEHPFHAQPMSNKYNKLNRKPKSDKSKNTLGYSVETRSRALDTMPFGSSLRLDMEVWSGSDCDMGYQVGTYWYGFAETTSNRDPTPEETLNMPPAQDLSTKPEEQSTKPRSNKDKPRKTAKK